A window of Candidatus Poribacteria bacterium contains these coding sequences:
- a CDS encoding AAA family ATPase, whose amino-acid sequence MKTLAVLSRKGGTGKTTLAIHLAVAAERAGHTTILIDLDPQASAAKWNDHRQGDTPFVVTAPASRLPEVLDRAKAGGATLAILDTAPHTETAALDAANAAQMALIPCKPALIDLQAITSTINVIRLANVPARIVFNAVPPRGDRAEQAREAVKPFDVPCAPCDVGDRVAFVDSYNAGLTAQEYEPRGKASREIRDLYTYISAEMGV is encoded by the coding sequence ATGAAGACCTTAGCCGTCCTTTCCCGGAAAGGTGGCACCGGCAAAACAACCCTCGCGATTCACCTTGCCGTCGCCGCTGAACGCGCCGGGCATACGACCATTCTTATTGATCTTGATCCGCAAGCATCCGCGGCGAAATGGAACGACCATCGCCAAGGCGACACACCTTTCGTCGTAACCGCACCCGCATCGCGATTGCCGGAAGTTTTAGACCGTGCCAAAGCCGGCGGCGCGACACTCGCAATTTTGGATACCGCACCGCATACCGAGACGGCAGCCCTGGATGCCGCAAACGCCGCACAAATGGCGTTGATACCCTGTAAGCCGGCATTGATCGATCTACAGGCGATTACCTCAACAATCAATGTCATCCGTCTCGCCAACGTGCCCGCACGGATCGTCTTTAACGCTGTTCCGCCAAGAGGCGATCGGGCGGAGCAAGCGCGTGAAGCCGTCAAACCGTTTGACGTGCCCTGCGCACCGTGTGATGTCGGTGACCGTGTCGCGTTTGTCGATTCCTATAACGCCGGACTCACAGCACAGGAGTACGAACCGCGCGGAAAAGCGAGTCGTGAGATCAGAGACCTTTACACGTACATATCAGCGGAAATGGGAGTATAG
- a CDS encoding peroxide stress protein YaaA, producing the protein MTKALLIIGCSQRKVSTHPSQTLYAMYRYDGPTYRCLRKLYREGRFPDNLDVLIISARYGLLQWREPILNYEQKMTAARADELRPFVQERLKEIVTVQQYDQVFINLGKRYMRTLADFHWGNLISTMEASGGIGQKTQQMKVWLEQIYGR; encoded by the coding sequence ATGACCAAGGCATTGCTCATCATCGGCTGCTCCCAACGCAAAGTCTCAACGCATCCATCTCAAACTCTTTATGCGATGTACCGCTATGATGGTCCCACCTACCGTTGTCTGCGGAAACTCTATCGTGAGGGACGTTTTCCTGATAACCTTGATGTGCTGATTATTTCAGCGAGGTACGGGTTGCTGCAATGGCGTGAACCTATCCTGAACTACGAGCAGAAAATGACAGCTGCACGCGCCGACGAACTCAGACCCTTTGTACAAGAACGCCTCAAAGAAATTGTAACGGTTCAGCAGTATGACCAGGTGTTCATTAACTTGGGCAAACGCTACATGCGGACGCTGGCGGATTTCCATTGGGGAAACTTGATCTCCACGATGGAAGCCTCCGGTGGCATCGGACAGAAAACGCAACAGATGAAGGTGTGGCTTGAACAGATTTATGGGAGGTAG